The proteins below come from a single Drosophila teissieri strain GT53w chromosome 3L, Prin_Dtei_1.1, whole genome shotgun sequence genomic window:
- the LOC122617087 gene encoding CTP synthase isoform X4 produces MAPKKSTIVLNVEQFIHDIEERPAIWNRNFHCNKAFLEQMWDELSGAHKLPSEVYVLDDGAEVDLDLGNYERFLDVTLHRDNNITTGKIYKLVIEKERTGEYLGKTVQVVPHITDAIQEWVERVAQTPVQGSSKPQVCIVELGGTIGDIEGMPFVEAFRQFQFRVKRENFCLAHVSLVPLPKATGEPKTKPTQSSVRELRGCGLSPDLIVCRSEKPIGLEVKEKISNFCHVGPDQVICIHDLNSIYHVPLLMEQNGVIEYLNERLQLNIDMSKRTKCLQQWRDLARRTETVRREVCIAVVGKYTKFTDSYASVVKALQHAALAVNRKLELVFIESCLLEEETLQSEPSKYHKEWQKLCESDGILVPGGFGSRGMEGKIRACQWARENRKPLLGICLGLQAAVIEFARSKLGLKDANTTEIDPNTANALVIDMPEHHTGQLGGTMRLGKRTTVFADGPSTIRQLYGNPKTVEERHRHRYEVNPKYVPRLEEQGMRFVGTDVDKTRMEIIELSGHPYFVATQYHPEYLSRPLKPSPPFLGLILASVDRLTQYIQRGCRLSPRQLSDASSDEEDSVVGLAGATKSLRSLKIVSTPTNGISNGCNGSTSTSDGEGACGGVDLTNGHN; encoded by the exons GTGAGGTTTACGTGTTGGACGATGGAGCCGAggtggatctggatctgggaAACTATGAAAGGTTTTTGGATGTTACCCTGCATCGGGACAACAACATAACCACCggaaaaatttacaagttGGTCATTGAGAAGGAGCGGACTGGCGAGTACTTGGGCAAAACTGTTCAAG TTGTCCCACACATCACTGATGCCATTCAGGAATGGGTGGAGCGCGTGGCCCAGACACCCGTTCAGGGATCTTCAAAGCCACAGGTGTGCATTGTGGAATTGGGAGGTACGATTGGTGACATCGAGGGCATGCCATTCGTAGAGGCCTTCCGTCAGTTCCAGTTCCGCGTAAAGAGAGAGAACTTCTGTTTGGCCCATGTGTCGCTGGTTCCCTTGCCCAAGGCCACCGGAGAACCCAAGACAAAGCCCACTCAAAGTTCGGTCAGGGAACTAAGAGGATGCGGTTTGAGCCCCGATTTGATTGTCTGCCGATCGGAGAAACCCATTGGACTGGAGGTCAAGGAGAAGATTAGCAACTTCTGTCATGTGGGCCCGGATCAAGTGATTTGCATCCACGATTTGAACTCCATTTATCATGTTCCGTTGCTGATGGAGCAGAATGGAGTTATTGAATACCTAAATGAGCGCCTACAGCTTAATATCGACATGAGCAAGAGGACCAA ATGCTTGCAACAATGGCGTGATTTGGCCCGTCGCACGGAGACCGTTCGCCGTGAAGTTTGCATCGCCGTTGTGGGCAAGTACACTAAGTTCACGGACTCGTACGCCTCCGTGGTTAAAGCCCTGCAACATGCCGCCCTGGCTGTGAACCGCAAATTGGAACTGGTCTTTATCGAGTCGTGCCTGCTGGAGGAGGAAACTCTGCAGTCGGAGCCGAGCAAGTATCACAAGGAGTGGCAAAAGCTATGCGAAAGCGATGGCATTCTGGTGCCCGGTGGATTCGGTTCCCGTGGAATGGAGGGCAAAATTCGTGCGTGCCAATGGGCGCGAGAGAATCGAAAGCCATTGCTTGGCATCTGCTTGGGTCTGCAGGCAGCGGTGATTGAATTCGCACGCAGTAAACTTGGTCTGAAGGATGCAAACACCACAGAGATCGACCCGAACACAGCCAATGCCTTGGTCATCGACATGCCAGAGCATCACACGGGTCAATTGGGTGGCACTATGCGTTTGGGCAAGCGAACAACCGTTTTCGCTGATGGCCCTAGTACCATTCGCCAGTTGTACGGAAATCCTAAAACCGTGGAGGAACGTCATCGGCATCGCTACGAGGTTAATCCTAAATATGTGCCGCGGCTGGAAGAGCAAGGCATGCGATTTGTGGGCACCGACGTGGACAAAACCAGAATGGAAATCATTGAGCTCAGCGGTCATCCCTATTTTGTTGCCACGCAATACCATCCAGAGTACTTGTCGCGGCCCCTGAAGCCCTCGCCTCCTTTCCTCGGCCTGATCTTGGCCTCCGTGGATCGATTGACTCAATATATTCAGCGCGGCTGTCGCCTGTCGCCCCGCCAGCTATCCGACGCATCCTCGGATGAGGAGGACAGTGTTGTGGGTTTGGCCGGGGCAACAAAGTCGTTGAGATCCCTGAAGATTGTCAGCACACCCACAAATGGAATTTCAAATGGTTGCAATGGTAGCACCAGCACTTCCGACGGCGAAGGTGCCTGCGGAGGCGTTGATCTTACCAATGGCCATAACTAA
- the LOC122617087 gene encoding CTP synthase isoform X1, which produces MRDEKMKYILVTGGVISGVGKGVIASSFGTLLKSCGLDVTSIKIDPYINIDAGTFSPYEHGEVYVLDDGAEVDLDLGNYERFLDVTLHRDNNITTGKIYKLVIEKERTGEYLGKTVQVVPHITDAIQEWVERVAQTPVQGSSKPQVCIVELGGTIGDIEGMPFVEAFRQFQFRVKRENFCLAHVSLVPLPKATGEPKTKPTQSSVRELRGCGLSPDLIVCRSEKPIGLEVKEKISNFCHVGPDQVICIHDLNSIYHVPLLMEQNGVIEYLNERLQLNIDMSKRTKCLQQWRDLARRTETVRREVCIAVVGKYTKFTDSYASVVKALQHAALAVNRKLELVFIESCLLEEETLQSEPSKYHKEWQKLCESDGILVPGGFGSRGMEGKIRACQWARENRKPLLGICLGLQAAVIEFARSKLGLKDANTTEIDPNTANALVIDMPEHHTGQLGGTMRLGKRTTVFADGPSTIRQLYGNPKTVEERHRHRYEVNPKYVPRLEEQGMRFVGTDVDKTRMEIIELSGHPYFVATQYHPEYLSRPLKPSPPFLGLILASVDRLTQYIQRGCRLSPRQLSDASSDEEDSVVGLAGATKSLRSLKIVSTPTNGISNGCNGSTSTSDGEGACGGVDLTNGHN; this is translated from the exons GTGAGGTTTACGTGTTGGACGATGGAGCCGAggtggatctggatctgggaAACTATGAAAGGTTTTTGGATGTTACCCTGCATCGGGACAACAACATAACCACCggaaaaatttacaagttGGTCATTGAGAAGGAGCGGACTGGCGAGTACTTGGGCAAAACTGTTCAAG TTGTCCCACACATCACTGATGCCATTCAGGAATGGGTGGAGCGCGTGGCCCAGACACCCGTTCAGGGATCTTCAAAGCCACAGGTGTGCATTGTGGAATTGGGAGGTACGATTGGTGACATCGAGGGCATGCCATTCGTAGAGGCCTTCCGTCAGTTCCAGTTCCGCGTAAAGAGAGAGAACTTCTGTTTGGCCCATGTGTCGCTGGTTCCCTTGCCCAAGGCCACCGGAGAACCCAAGACAAAGCCCACTCAAAGTTCGGTCAGGGAACTAAGAGGATGCGGTTTGAGCCCCGATTTGATTGTCTGCCGATCGGAGAAACCCATTGGACTGGAGGTCAAGGAGAAGATTAGCAACTTCTGTCATGTGGGCCCGGATCAAGTGATTTGCATCCACGATTTGAACTCCATTTATCATGTTCCGTTGCTGATGGAGCAGAATGGAGTTATTGAATACCTAAATGAGCGCCTACAGCTTAATATCGACATGAGCAAGAGGACCAA ATGCTTGCAACAATGGCGTGATTTGGCCCGTCGCACGGAGACCGTTCGCCGTGAAGTTTGCATCGCCGTTGTGGGCAAGTACACTAAGTTCACGGACTCGTACGCCTCCGTGGTTAAAGCCCTGCAACATGCCGCCCTGGCTGTGAACCGCAAATTGGAACTGGTCTTTATCGAGTCGTGCCTGCTGGAGGAGGAAACTCTGCAGTCGGAGCCGAGCAAGTATCACAAGGAGTGGCAAAAGCTATGCGAAAGCGATGGCATTCTGGTGCCCGGTGGATTCGGTTCCCGTGGAATGGAGGGCAAAATTCGTGCGTGCCAATGGGCGCGAGAGAATCGAAAGCCATTGCTTGGCATCTGCTTGGGTCTGCAGGCAGCGGTGATTGAATTCGCACGCAGTAAACTTGGTCTGAAGGATGCAAACACCACAGAGATCGACCCGAACACAGCCAATGCCTTGGTCATCGACATGCCAGAGCATCACACGGGTCAATTGGGTGGCACTATGCGTTTGGGCAAGCGAACAACCGTTTTCGCTGATGGCCCTAGTACCATTCGCCAGTTGTACGGAAATCCTAAAACCGTGGAGGAACGTCATCGGCATCGCTACGAGGTTAATCCTAAATATGTGCCGCGGCTGGAAGAGCAAGGCATGCGATTTGTGGGCACCGACGTGGACAAAACCAGAATGGAAATCATTGAGCTCAGCGGTCATCCCTATTTTGTTGCCACGCAATACCATCCAGAGTACTTGTCGCGGCCCCTGAAGCCCTCGCCTCCTTTCCTCGGCCTGATCTTGGCCTCCGTGGATCGATTGACTCAATATATTCAGCGCGGCTGTCGCCTGTCGCCCCGCCAGCTATCCGACGCATCCTCGGATGAGGAGGACAGTGTTGTGGGTTTGGCCGGGGCAACAAAGTCGTTGAGATCCCTGAAGATTGTCAGCACACCCACAAATGGAATTTCAAATGGTTGCAATGGTAGCACCAGCACTTCCGACGGCGAAGGTGCCTGCGGAGGCGTTGATCTTACCAATGGCCATAACTAA